A single window of Nicotiana sylvestris chromosome 3, ASM39365v2, whole genome shotgun sequence DNA harbors:
- the LOC104236143 gene encoding uncharacterized protein, with translation MICLTSHKLCIPPRIESHFGTYINTKRNLRLINSGNFHKYLSELKSLTTFGIKRRTTSTTMAVEIAKANEATLILTSGASGRISALFSLCVLRSLFLLINAFVLLLLLPFRGRRRMTSPAASGSQEKTGKEEKATALERKGPVVRVPSKMVPRKSAVEQEVAARRSLAIRRVLQDDDKETLREFSLFVTSRGDTMFTQSWTPVSFKIRGLVFLLHGLNEHSGRYNDFAKKLNANGYKVYGMDWIGHGGSDGLHAYVPSLDDAVNDMKHFLSKVLAENPGLPCFCFGHSTGAAIVLKAALDPKVESRIAGVVLTSPAVGVQPAHPIFTVLAPIVSFLMPRYQFSAANKRGAVVSRDPAALLAKYSDPLVFTGSIRVRTGYEILRITAYLQQNLSKLTVPFLVLHGSDDAVTDPEGSKKLYEEASSTDKSIKLYQGLLHDLLFEPEREEVMKDVIDWLNQRLLNC, from the exons ATGATTTGCTTGACAAGTCATAAGTTGTGTATACCTCCACGAATTGAATCACATTTCGGAACCTATATTAACACTAAACGAAATTTGAGATTAATTAATTCTGGGAATTTTCATAAATATTTATCCGAGTTGAAATCGTTGACGACGTTTGGGATAAAAAGAAGGACGACATCAACAACAATGGCGGTCGAAATAGCGAAAGCAAACGAAGCGACGTTAATATTGACGTCAGGTGCAAGCGGGAGAATCAGCGCACTATTTTCGTTGTGCGTATTGAGAAGtttgttccttttgataaatgctttcgtgttgttattgttgttgccaTTTCGTGGACGGAGGAGGATGACGTCGCCGGCGGCGTCGGGGTCGCAGGAGAAGACCGGGAAGGAGGAAAAAGCGACGGCGTTGGAAAGGAAGGGTCCGGTGGTTCGAGTGCCGTCGAAAATGGTGCCGCGGAAGAGCGCGGTGGAGCAGGAGGTGGCGGCGAGACGATCGCTGGCGATAAGGAGAGTGCTTCAGGATGATGATAAAGAGACGCTGAGGGAATTTTCGCTGTTTGTTACGTCAAGAGGAGACACCATGTTCACGCAATCATGGACACCTGTTTCCTTCAAAATCAG GGGTTTGGTTTTCTTGTTGCATGGCCTCAATGAACACAG CGGCCGGTATAATGATTTCGCCAAGAAGCTAAATGCAAATGGCTATAAAGTTTATGGAATGGACTGGATTG GACATGGTGGAAGTGATGGACTGCACGCTTATGTCCCTTCTCTTGATGATGCTGTCAATGACATG AAACACTTTCTCTCGAAGGTTTTAGCTGAAAATCCTGGACTTCCGTGTTTTTGCTTTGGACATTCGACTGGTGCAGCTATAGTCCTTAAG GCAGCACTTGATCCAAAGGTAGAATCTAGGATTGCTGGCGTTGTATTAACTTCACCTGCTGTAGGAGTTCAACCAGCTCATCCAATTTTCACA GTACTTGCTCCAATTGTCTCATTCCTAATGCCAAGATACCAGTTCAGTGCAGCAAACAAAAGGGGTGCCGTAGTATCTAGGGATCCGGCAGCATTACTGGCCAAGTATTCAGATCCACTAGTATTCACTGGATCCATTAGGGTACGAACAGGTTATGAGATTCTTCGGATAACTGCTTACTTGCAACAGAATCTGAGCAAGTTGACAGTACCATTCCTAGTTCTTCATGGCTCTGATGATGCGGTCACTGACCCGGAAGGTTCTAAGAAACTCTACGAAGAGGCTTCTTCAACTGATAAAAGTATCAAACTGTATCAAGGGTTGCTGCATGACCTGCTTTTCGAGCCGGAAAGAGAAGAAGTAATGAAGGACGTAATTGACTGGTTGAACCAAAGATTGCTGAATTGTTAA
- the LOC104236144 gene encoding type IV inositol polyphosphate 5-phosphatase 9-like isoform X1 gives MWLTLAANKILEDRVNDQDSPADSETSESLAEIQNFTLFVSSWNVGGITPPAELNMEDLLDTRNELADIYVLGFQEIVPLNAGNIMVTENTSISMQWNSLIRAALNKTTIGHQKAEVGESQKVYPLKRENNSTHFDCIISKQMVGIFITIWARTPLLPYIRHTSVSSVGCGIFGCLGNKGSVSVRFCLHETSFCFVCCHLASGGKEGDKRERNANASQILSRTRFPSDPFHCLPSKILQHDRVIWLGDLNYRIYLPEPTTRSLVNDQQWSTLLQNDQLKAELREGCTFEGWNEEEIEFPPTYKYNLDSDDYYGCNDQNGKKGKSRTPAWCDRIIWFGKGLKQRQYNRSECKLSDHRPVRAIFTAEVKVQCQSTEASENLVKMFDNL, from the exons ATGTGGCTTACTTTAGCAGCTAACAAGATCCTAGAGGACAGAGTCAACGATCAAGACTCACCAGCTGATTCTGAAACGTCAGAATCTTTAGCTGAGATTCAAAATTTCAC ATTATTTGTTAGCTCATGGAATGTTGGAGGCATTACACCACCTGCCGAATTAAACATGGAAGACTTGCTCGACACTCGAAATGAGTTGGCTGACATCTATGTTCTCGG GTTTCAAGAAATCGTACCTCTGAATGCTGGAAATATTATGGTGACAGAGAATACAAGCATATCCATGCAATGGAATTCTCTTATTAGAGCAGCTCTCAACAAGACTACTATTGGTCATCAGAAGGCAGAGGTGGGCGAAAGTCAAAAGGTTTACCCACTAAAGAGAGAGAATAATTCAACACATTTTGACTGCATAATTAGCAAACAAATGGTAGGAATTTTTATTACCATATGGGCAAGGACTCCCCTGCTTCCCTATATCAGACATACAAGTGTCTCCTCTGTAGGCTGTGGTATCTTCGGCTGTCTTGGCAACAAG GGTTCAGTTTCGGTGAGATTTTGCTTGCACGAAACAAGCTTCTGCTTTGTGTGTTGTCATTTGGCTTCTGGTGGAAAAGAAGGGGACAAGAGAGAGCGAAATGCAAATGCCTCCCAAATACTATCGCGCACTAGATTTCCTTCTGATCCATTTCACTGTTTACCCAGCAAAATTTTACAGCACGA CAGGGTGATTTGGCTTGGCGACCTGAATTACAGGATTTACTTACCAGAACCCACAACTAGATCTTTAGTCAATGACCAGCAATGGAGCACATTATTACAAAACGATCAG CTTAAGGCTGAACTAAGAGAAGGCTGTACCTTTGAGGGATGGAATGAGGAAGAAATCGAGTTTccaccgacatataaatataacTTAGATTCTGATGATTATTATGGCTGCAATGATCAGAATggaaaaaagggaaagagtcgAACCCCAGCTTG GTGTGATCGGATAATATGGTTTGGGAAAGGACTGAAGCAAAGGCAGTATAATAGAAGTGAGTGTAAACTATCGGACCACAGACCAGTACGAGCAATTTTCACAGCAGAGGTCAAGGTTCAATGTCAATCTACAGAGGCTTCAGAAAATTTGGTCAAAATGTTTGATAACTTGTGA
- the LOC104236144 gene encoding type IV inositol polyphosphate 5-phosphatase 9-like isoform X2, which yields MWLTLAANKILEDRVNDQDSPADSETSESLAEIQNFTLFVSSWNVGGITPPAELNMEDLLDTRNELADIYVLGFQEIVPLNAGNIMVTENTSISMQWNSLIRAALNKTTIGHQKAEVGESQKVYPLKRENNSTHFDCIISKQMVGIFITIWARTPLLPYIRHTSVSSVGCGIFGCLGNKGSVSVRFCLHETSFCFVCCHLASGGKEGDKRERNANASQILSRTRFPSDPFHCLPSKILQHEVIWLGDLNYRIYLPEPTTRSLVNDQQWSTLLQNDQLKAELREGCTFEGWNEEEIEFPPTYKYNLDSDDYYGCNDQNGKKGKSRTPAWCDRIIWFGKGLKQRQYNRSECKLSDHRPVRAIFTAEVKVQCQSTEASENLVKMFDNL from the exons ATGTGGCTTACTTTAGCAGCTAACAAGATCCTAGAGGACAGAGTCAACGATCAAGACTCACCAGCTGATTCTGAAACGTCAGAATCTTTAGCTGAGATTCAAAATTTCAC ATTATTTGTTAGCTCATGGAATGTTGGAGGCATTACACCACCTGCCGAATTAAACATGGAAGACTTGCTCGACACTCGAAATGAGTTGGCTGACATCTATGTTCTCGG GTTTCAAGAAATCGTACCTCTGAATGCTGGAAATATTATGGTGACAGAGAATACAAGCATATCCATGCAATGGAATTCTCTTATTAGAGCAGCTCTCAACAAGACTACTATTGGTCATCAGAAGGCAGAGGTGGGCGAAAGTCAAAAGGTTTACCCACTAAAGAGAGAGAATAATTCAACACATTTTGACTGCATAATTAGCAAACAAATGGTAGGAATTTTTATTACCATATGGGCAAGGACTCCCCTGCTTCCCTATATCAGACATACAAGTGTCTCCTCTGTAGGCTGTGGTATCTTCGGCTGTCTTGGCAACAAG GGTTCAGTTTCGGTGAGATTTTGCTTGCACGAAACAAGCTTCTGCTTTGTGTGTTGTCATTTGGCTTCTGGTGGAAAAGAAGGGGACAAGAGAGAGCGAAATGCAAATGCCTCCCAAATACTATCGCGCACTAGATTTCCTTCTGATCCATTTCACTGTTTACCCAGCAAAATTTTACAGCACGA GGTGATTTGGCTTGGCGACCTGAATTACAGGATTTACTTACCAGAACCCACAACTAGATCTTTAGTCAATGACCAGCAATGGAGCACATTATTACAAAACGATCAG CTTAAGGCTGAACTAAGAGAAGGCTGTACCTTTGAGGGATGGAATGAGGAAGAAATCGAGTTTccaccgacatataaatataacTTAGATTCTGATGATTATTATGGCTGCAATGATCAGAATggaaaaaagggaaagagtcgAACCCCAGCTTG GTGTGATCGGATAATATGGTTTGGGAAAGGACTGAAGCAAAGGCAGTATAATAGAAGTGAGTGTAAACTATCGGACCACAGACCAGTACGAGCAATTTTCACAGCAGAGGTCAAGGTTCAATGTCAATCTACAGAGGCTTCAGAAAATTTGGTCAAAATGTTTGATAACTTGTGA
- the LOC104236144 gene encoding type IV inositol polyphosphate 5-phosphatase 9-like isoform X3, producing the protein MWLTLAANKILEDRVNDQDSPADSETSESLAEIQNFTSWNVGGITPPAELNMEDLLDTRNELADIYVLGFQEIVPLNAGNIMVTENTSISMQWNSLIRAALNKTTIGHQKAEVGESQKVYPLKRENNSTHFDCIISKQMVGIFITIWARTPLLPYIRHTSVSSVGCGIFGCLGNKGSVSVRFCLHETSFCFVCCHLASGGKEGDKRERNANASQILSRTRFPSDPFHCLPSKILQHDRVIWLGDLNYRIYLPEPTTRSLVNDQQWSTLLQNDQLKAELREGCTFEGWNEEEIEFPPTYKYNLDSDDYYGCNDQNGKKGKSRTPAWCDRIIWFGKGLKQRQYNRSECKLSDHRPVRAIFTAEVKVQCQSTEASENLVKMFDNL; encoded by the exons ATGTGGCTTACTTTAGCAGCTAACAAGATCCTAGAGGACAGAGTCAACGATCAAGACTCACCAGCTGATTCTGAAACGTCAGAATCTTTAGCTGAGATTCAAAATTTCAC CTCATGGAATGTTGGAGGCATTACACCACCTGCCGAATTAAACATGGAAGACTTGCTCGACACTCGAAATGAGTTGGCTGACATCTATGTTCTCGG GTTTCAAGAAATCGTACCTCTGAATGCTGGAAATATTATGGTGACAGAGAATACAAGCATATCCATGCAATGGAATTCTCTTATTAGAGCAGCTCTCAACAAGACTACTATTGGTCATCAGAAGGCAGAGGTGGGCGAAAGTCAAAAGGTTTACCCACTAAAGAGAGAGAATAATTCAACACATTTTGACTGCATAATTAGCAAACAAATGGTAGGAATTTTTATTACCATATGGGCAAGGACTCCCCTGCTTCCCTATATCAGACATACAAGTGTCTCCTCTGTAGGCTGTGGTATCTTCGGCTGTCTTGGCAACAAG GGTTCAGTTTCGGTGAGATTTTGCTTGCACGAAACAAGCTTCTGCTTTGTGTGTTGTCATTTGGCTTCTGGTGGAAAAGAAGGGGACAAGAGAGAGCGAAATGCAAATGCCTCCCAAATACTATCGCGCACTAGATTTCCTTCTGATCCATTTCACTGTTTACCCAGCAAAATTTTACAGCACGA CAGGGTGATTTGGCTTGGCGACCTGAATTACAGGATTTACTTACCAGAACCCACAACTAGATCTTTAGTCAATGACCAGCAATGGAGCACATTATTACAAAACGATCAG CTTAAGGCTGAACTAAGAGAAGGCTGTACCTTTGAGGGATGGAATGAGGAAGAAATCGAGTTTccaccgacatataaatataacTTAGATTCTGATGATTATTATGGCTGCAATGATCAGAATggaaaaaagggaaagagtcgAACCCCAGCTTG GTGTGATCGGATAATATGGTTTGGGAAAGGACTGAAGCAAAGGCAGTATAATAGAAGTGAGTGTAAACTATCGGACCACAGACCAGTACGAGCAATTTTCACAGCAGAGGTCAAGGTTCAATGTCAATCTACAGAGGCTTCAGAAAATTTGGTCAAAATGTTTGATAACTTGTGA
- the LOC138888265 gene encoding uncharacterized protein, whose protein sequence is MAVDEVADQSSIVIDRNHPLYLYLSDIPGALSLGFQLIGIENYTMWSQAMEVSLLTRNKLGFIDGTINRDTYGDNCDLLCGVLFRSNACAIWADLREHFDKVNASRMYYLHREIFTLTQGMTSVSVYYSKLKDLWDEYDSIMPPPTYPTALYSSKLRQKMKKNYNLECDYCNMKGHTRDNGYKLLRCEYYNIKGHLKTNYYKLNGYPADFKPKRKANMTSSVPS, encoded by the exons ATGGCAGTTGATGAAGTTGCCGATCAAAGCTCGATTGTGATTGATCGCAATCATCCTTTGTATTTGTATCTATCCGATATACCTGGAGCATTGTCATTAGGTTTTCAGTTGATCGGAATAGAGAATTACACTATGTGGAGCCAAGCTATGGAGGTTTCACTGTTGACTCGCAACAAGCTGGGATTTATTGATGGAACCATCAATCGCGACACTTATGGAGATAA TTGTGATTTGTTGTGTGGTGTTCTGTTTCGCTCAAATGCATGTGCGATTTGGGCTGATCTGCGTGAGCATTTTGATAAGGTGAATGCTTCACGCATGTATTATCTTCACAGAGAAATCTTCACATTGACTCAAGGAATGACTAGTGTTTCTGTCTATTACTCTAAACTGAAGGATCTCTGGGATGAATATGACTCAATAATGCCACCTCCTACCT ATCCCACAGCCTTGTACTCATCAAAATTGCGgcaaaagatgaagaaaaactacAATTTGGAGTGTGACTATTGTAATATGAAAGGACATACAAGAGATAACGGCTACAAGTTATTAAGGTGTGAATATTACAACATAAAAGGGCATTTGAAGACAAATTACTACAAGTTGAATGGGTACCCTGCAGATTTTAAGCCAAAGAGGAAGGCAAATATGACCAGCAGTGTTCCAAGTTAA